The Candidatus Zixiibacteriota bacterium sequence GGGCAGCTATTCCAGGTATTATCTCTTCCGGATAAGGCGGCAGATGAGCCTCCAGGGCCTTTAAAGACAGGTGAGGAGATGTGTCAAAGGGACCCTGCCGTCATTCATCAAATCATAGTCGATGGCTTAAGGAAATGAGACCCTTGCAAAAATGGACGCGTTAATTGCCATGGAATACATCGCAGAAACAAAGGAGATAGAGATTGGCCAACTTATCATGAGGTATGGACATATCAGGGTCCACAGGCCTGAGATCGCCTCATCTCTTATGAACTCAGTAGAGCGTTGCGGCCAAATCATACCGGTGATTACTGTAAAGGAAAGCGATCTTTCATTTGTCCTTATTGACGGATACCTGAGGGTGGCCGCTCTCAAACGGTGCGGGAAAGATACGGTGGCGGCAGAGATCTGGCAGTGCAACGAACAAAATGCCTTGATTCGGGTCCTTATGAAGAACCAGGAACGGAGATGGGAACCATTGGAAGAGGCGCTCCTGATTAAGGAGCTATTGGGACAGCATAATATCTCTCAAGCTAAGATAGCTCAGCTCATGGGGCGAAACCAGAGTTGGATATCCCGTCGCATTGCCCTTGTTCATGCATTGCCCGATGAGATCCTGGGATTAGTTCAAAAGGGACGTATATCCACATGGGCGGCAACGAGGGTCCTGGCGCCTATGGCGCGCGCCATACCGGATCATGCAAAGGCCCTGGCAGAAAACCTTATAAAAGAGCCCATCTCCACCCGCGATCTCATGGAACTATACCATCACTATCAGAGATCAAACCGCAAACGCAGAGAGAGAATAGTAAAAAATCCTCATTTTTTCCTGAAAGCGCTCCATGCGGCGGAACAAGAAAATCAAGCCACAATCCTCAAACAAGGGCCAGAGGGCAAATGGCTTAAGGATTTGAGATTGGCAAGGCATATCTTTTCGAGGCTTACACAAAACGTTCCTATCCTTTTTTATGAAGGACAGGAGAGGCTTGAGCGCCGCGCATTGCTCACGGCCTTTGAGGATACCAGGAAGGCCTTTTTGGCCCTGGAACAGGAAATCAGGAGTTATGACAGCCATGAAAACTGCCGAGACAAAAGAGACTATCCTGACACTGCATATGAAGGGGGTTACAATCAGAGAGATCAGCCGTATCCTCAACATCTCCAGGAACACTGTGAAACGGGTCCTGAGGGGAAAGGGGAACAGCCCGTCTCAAACCTCCTCCCCTTACGAGGAGATCAAACCCATCATCCTGGAGTTGTTCAAACCCTGCCGGGGTAACGTGGTTCGTATCCGGGAAATCCTCCAGGAAAAATATGGTTGCGTTATCCCCTACAGCAGCCTCACCCGGATAGTACGCGACCTGGAACTGAGGGAAAATAAGTCAAAACACAGGGCAGGAGATTACAGCTTCGCTCCTGGAGAGGAGTGCCAGCATGACACATCGCCCCATAATCTCATCCTTGGAGAGAAAAAAGTAAAGGCACAGTGTGCAGGCCTTGTCCTTGCTTACTCCCGCAAGCTCTTTATCCAGTACTATCCTTCATTCACCCGCTTTGAAGCAAAGGTCTTTCTTACCGGGGCATTCCGCTTCATGGATGGAACCTGCCCCCGCTGTATCATTGACAATACCAGTGTTATTGTGGCTAACGGCAGCGGCCCGGATGCCGACATCTCCCCTGAGATGGAACGTTTCGGACATATCTTTGGCATGAAGTTCGTCCCACACCGAATCGGCGATCCTGACAGAAAGGCCAAAATAGAGAGAAACTTTTTTTATGTAGAAAAAAACTTCCTCCCCGGCCGAATCTTTTCTGACTGGCATGATCTTAATGAACAAGCAACAAAATGGTGCATTGAAAAGGCGAACCAAAAGCCTAAACGCTCGCTGGGCATGAGCCCGGACGCGGCATATCTTATGGAAAAGCCTTATCTCAATCCCCTTCCTCCATACATCCCTCCCGTTTACAAAAGCTTTTACAGAGTCGTGGATGTGGCAGGTTACGTGGCCGTGGACACAAACCGTTATTCCGTCCCGGAGCGATTCCTGGGAAAACAGGTCGAGGTCCATAAGTCATGGGATCACGTCACGGTCTTCTTTAAAAACCAAAAAATCGCCCGGCATCAAAGGATTCTGGACAAACTCAACACCAGGGTCACGGCAAAGGGACATCATCGCCCTTTTAGCAGATATAGGGCACACAATGGTCCATCGAAGGAAGAAAAAACCCTGACAGGACAGTTTGACATCCTGGATCAGTATGTGCGGGAGCTCAAAAAGCATTCGAGCGGCAGGGGAGTTAGACGAATGCGGAGACTCCTGGATATTAAGAGAACATATCCTGCCGATGCATTTAAGACTGCCATTGAGCAGGCCTTTCATTATGGACTCTATGACCTGAATCGCCTTGAACAAATGATCCTTAAAAGGATTGCAGGCGACTTCTTTAACATGGAACAGGATGAATCATAGTGCGTGAAAAAATCTATCAGTTGCTCATGGATCTACGTCTCAGGGGTATGGCAAACGTCCTGGATCAGGAACTCTCAAGGGCGGAAAAAACCGGAACCCCCGTCTCAGAGGTCATTTATCGTATCCTCATGGAAGAGCATGCCTACCGGCAGGAACGCAGCCTCAATTACCGTCTGAAACAGGCTAAAATCCCATGGGACTGGACTCTCAAGACCTTCCCTTTTGATAAACAGCCAGGGGTTAACAGGGCTCAACTCCTGGAACTGTCTCACCTTTCATTCATCGACAGGGTGGAAAACATCGTCTTTATCGGCAACCCCGGAACAGGTAAATCCGGTTTGGCCATAGGACTCTTACGCCAGGCATTAATCTCCGGATACCGGGGGCGCTTCTACAACGCACAGGATCTCCTTGATGAACTCTATGCCTCCCTCGCTGATCGCACTACTCCGAAACTCATCAATCGCCTCTGTCGTTACGATTTATTAGTCATCGACGAGCTCGGTTACTTAACCCTCAAACCGGAACAGGTCAATGCCTTCTTCAAGTTGATGGGTGAACGATATGGAAATAAATCAACCATCATTACTACCAATCTCGACTACCCGGAATGGTATGATCTCTTCAAACGTAAATCCCTTGTAGAGGCCCTGCTTGATCGTCTTAAGCACCACTGTATTACCATCAGTATCAATGGCCCTTCACTCAGGACGCCCGATGGTCAACAAAAACCATTTAAAGATCCCTGATCCCTATCCGGAAATATCATCCCTCACATTCCCCTATCTCCCGATTATACCACCTCTCATATTACTCACCCTGTTATCCTTCTGTCACTTCAAAACCAACTGTGCATCCAATGGGTCAATTTCTATGAGCACAAAAGGGTCAATTTTGGTGAGCGTTGAAGACCGAAAGATTGACCATAGTACGCTTTAACAATATCAACAGTGCTCCAATTATGGCGATCCGTCATAATAATTCTAAATCCCAGTTTGTCCTCTATTTCATTGAGTCTTTTTTGATTGATTGAGAACTGCAATTGGAACTTACCCTCTGATATTTCACTGAGTGACCAGTCAATAAGGTTATTCAGGAATTGCCCCTTGAGTAAATTGCTTATCTTTTCTTCGAGTTCCTCTTTATTCCTCTTTTTTGCCCTTGGATTGGAGAGCGATTCCTGCAATTCTCTGAGCTTTTTTTGTTTTTTTTCCAGGGACTGATAAATTCCCCTTATTTGTCCGGCCTTCAATTTCTCAGAGATGAAAACAACCACGGTTCTTTCTTCTTGCCAAATTTCCCGTTTATCCCTGTACACCTGGATAACGTTACCACCGACATCAAGTTCCTCAAAATTATCAATCGCGTCATCGATTAGTTTTTTGTGATTATAGGGAGTAAGTGCACCAACATAATGCAACTGCAACTCTCTCACAATGGTCATGTTCTTCTTGGAATTGTTCCCACGATCAAAAATGAGTGTGTGTTTTTCAACATCCAGACCTAACTCTTTCAGTCTATTTTTAATCTCTTTGATAACTGCCCTAAAAACCTTTGTGTCATTCATATTGCCCTGATAGGTAAGGTGAAACAAGGGTATCATGTCTTCACGTGTAACTACCATGGCCAATCCAACCTGTCTCAGATCATATCGCTTTTGCTTATTTTTTCCTCGCTGCGCAATGGTGCACCGCAAGTTCGTTGTGTCAATGTAGGTAAAGAAA is a genomic window containing:
- a CDS encoding ParB/RepB/Spo0J family partition protein, which translates into the protein MEYIAETKEIEIGQLIMRYGHIRVHRPEIASSLMNSVERCGQIIPVITVKESDLSFVLIDGYLRVAALKRCGKDTVAAEIWQCNEQNALIRVLMKNQERRWEPLEEALLIKELLGQHNISQAKIAQLMGRNQSWISRRIALVHALPDEILGLVQKGRISTWAATRVLAPMARAIPDHAKALAENLIKEPISTRDLMELYHHYQRSNRKRRERIVKNPHFFLKALHAAEQENQATILKQGPEGKWLKDLRLARHIFSRLTQNVPILFYEGQERLERRALLTAFEDTRKAFLALEQEIRSYDSHENCRDKRDYPDTAYEGGYNQRDQPYPQHLQEHCETGPEGKGEQPVSNLLPLRGDQTHHPGVVQTLPG
- a CDS encoding IS1634 family transposase, giving the protein MATIQSKKSRGHKYWYIVESRRVNGKPRPIVLEYLGKPDALLKRLQGLTKGLRLKSYSHGAIAALLDVAHKLDISSLINQYVKSPRSYMAEKPIRNNLTVGMTLLLAAIGRVCMPTSKRGWSNWAKTTTLTYLLRCSLSKIDSQHFWDLMDAVPIEAIPKIEKELLERIIKIYGLESNTLFFDTTNFFTYIDTTNLRCTIAQRGKNKQKRYDLRQVGLAMVVTREDMIPLFHLTYQGNMNDTKVFRAVIKEIKNRLKELGLDVEKHTLIFDRGNNSKKNMTIVRELQLHYVGALTPYNHKKLIDDAIDNFEELDVGGNVIQVYRDKREIWQEERTVVVFISEKLKAGQIRGIYQSLEKKQKKLRELQESLSNPRAKKRNKEELEEKISNLLKGQFLNNLIDWSLSEISEGKFQLQFSINQKRLNEIEDKLGFRIIMTDRHNWSTVDIVKAYYGQSFGLQRSPKLTLLCS
- the istB gene encoding IS21-like element helper ATPase IstB translates to MREKIYQLLMDLRLRGMANVLDQELSRAEKTGTPVSEVIYRILMEEHAYRQERSLNYRLKQAKIPWDWTLKTFPFDKQPGVNRAQLLELSHLSFIDRVENIVFIGNPGTGKSGLAIGLLRQALISGYRGRFYNAQDLLDELYASLADRTTPKLINRLCRYDLLVIDELGYLTLKPEQVNAFFKLMGERYGNKSTIITTNLDYPEWYDLFKRKSLVEALLDRLKHHCITISINGPSLRTPDGQQKPFKDP